One genomic segment of Mycoplasmopsis agalactiae PG2 includes these proteins:
- a CDS encoding DNA polymerase III subunit alpha has product MNEFIDLYNTTEYSFLESLIKVKDLVRLSKENGKRAVVLSDHNNMFALGEFLKQCAAYEIKPIIGVDLDVEESRFILLAKNYEGFKLINSLILKKSREEIKLSDIISDNLFIIDHPSNGLYAKNEHHKLSDNKNYYISSPDSSIPNSIYVKENKLIDVEDNETLNILLKLGNNKEANYNFSYFEDYTTDSDFLARINFIVDNCNVTFPKKELKLASFCESEEKNYELFIEKIKQGLAKHKKALLPYKTAVNDRINYECSVIKKLVFINYFLIISDMIEYADNNGISIGPGRGSAAGSLISYLLGITKINPLKYNLLFERFLNIDKVSWPDIDIDIQDDRRDEIFAYLQNKYGKSKVAVISTFQTMGTKQAIRDVGRMLDIPLSDVNRISKSINAFANYSSIEEEFAKNLTFNKEVSSLKDYEKFINHVSKLQGLPRQYGIHAAGLIISDKDLNEYVPVFENAYSFLQVQVPMEFVEDFGLLKIDLLGLKTLTEIKHIEKRISKLKLFDELVYENDLELQDPMAINLLNNGNTEGLFQIESSGMKSTIKKVGIQSFEDLFAIISLYRPGPKEYIKDYANNRKNPKLIEKIDPVYDEIVAPTYGIIIYQEQIMEIAQAVAKMSFAQADLLRRAISKKNEAELHKYRNTFFEGGLRNNFSIESLTKIYDKIEKFAQYGFNKSHAVSYAYLTMKMAYYKARYPQVYFSALISNSYGDQNKIASFVNELKNMNFSVYSPSIIHFTNSAIVDNGDIYLPFNMIKGLGAESIKKIALDIKENGQYKDLSLFEILLRLRFAGIKNSMISTLIRANVFRSFGYQDYIGGVDLLMQEEYNLLSKGANSFADIANNLDFEGYKKASENIEMQSKFNLEEESRNEIELLGNIYNAYKTVQYEKKYKYRLSDLLKMQGSFSTAIEIIIKKEPKDKPYAIIEVCDRTLNYTFFVNKNNLTKYRALNKGDIIEAHIRSNGNKMYLDSWQGIE; this is encoded by the coding sequence ATGAATGAATTTATAGACTTATATAACACTACTGAATATTCATTTTTAGAATCATTAATTAAAGTAAAAGATTTAGTTAGACTATCTAAAGAAAATGGCAAAAGGGCTGTTGTTTTAAGTGACCATAATAACATGTTTGCTTTAGGTGAATTTTTAAAACAATGTGCAGCTTATGAAATTAAACCTATTATTGGAGTTGATTTAGATGTTGAAGAATCTAGATTTATTTTGCTTGCTAAAAATTATGAAGGTTTTAAGCTAATTAACTCACTTATTTTAAAAAAATCTAGAGAAGAAATTAAGCTCAGTGACATTATTAGTGACAACCTTTTCATTATTGACCACCCATCAAATGGACTGTATGCAAAAAATGAACATCATAAGCTTTCTGATAATAAAAATTACTACATTTCTTCGCCTGATTCTTCAATTCCAAACTCAATTTATGTAAAAGAAAACAAATTAATTGATGTTGAGGACAACGAAACACTTAATATTCTCTTAAAGCTAGGAAACAATAAAGAAGCTAATTATAATTTTAGTTATTTTGAAGACTATACAACTGATTCCGACTTTTTAGCTAGAATTAATTTTATTGTTGATAATTGCAATGTGACTTTTCCTAAAAAAGAACTTAAATTAGCTTCTTTTTGTGAAAGTGAAGAAAAAAACTATGAGCTTTTTATTGAAAAAATAAAGCAAGGACTTGCGAAACACAAAAAAGCTTTATTACCCTATAAAACAGCTGTTAACGACAGAATAAATTATGAATGTTCAGTGATTAAAAAACTAGTTTTTATTAACTATTTTTTAATAATTTCAGATATGATCGAGTATGCTGATAATAATGGCATATCAATTGGACCAGGTAGAGGTAGTGCTGCTGGTTCATTGATTAGCTATTTACTAGGCATTACAAAAATTAATCCTCTAAAATACAATCTTTTGTTTGAAAGATTTTTAAATATTGATAAAGTTTCATGACCTGACATTGATATTGATATTCAAGATGACAGACGTGATGAAATTTTTGCCTATTTACAAAATAAATATGGCAAAAGTAAAGTAGCTGTTATTTCAACTTTTCAAACAATGGGAACAAAACAAGCTATAAGAGATGTAGGAAGAATGCTTGATATACCTCTTTCTGATGTTAATAGAATAAGTAAGTCTATAAATGCTTTTGCAAATTATTCATCTATTGAAGAAGAATTTGCAAAAAATCTAACTTTTAATAAAGAAGTATCATCATTAAAAGACTATGAAAAGTTTATAAATCATGTTTCAAAATTGCAAGGACTTCCTCGTCAATATGGAATTCATGCAGCTGGTTTAATTATTTCTGATAAAGATCTAAATGAATATGTTCCAGTGTTTGAAAATGCTTATTCATTCTTGCAAGTGCAAGTGCCGATGGAATTTGTAGAAGACTTTGGCTTGCTAAAAATTGACTTACTAGGGCTTAAGACTTTAACAGAAATCAAGCATATTGAAAAAAGAATTAGCAAGCTAAAGCTTTTTGACGAATTAGTCTATGAAAATGACTTAGAGTTGCAAGACCCAATGGCCATAAACTTACTTAATAATGGCAACACTGAAGGACTTTTTCAAATTGAATCTTCTGGCATGAAAAGCACAATTAAAAAAGTTGGCATCCAGAGTTTTGAAGACCTTTTTGCTATTATTTCTCTTTATAGACCTGGGCCAAAGGAATATATTAAAGACTATGCAAATAATAGAAAAAATCCAAAATTAATTGAAAAAATAGATCCAGTCTATGATGAAATTGTTGCCCCAACATACGGTATTATCATTTATCAAGAGCAAATAATGGAAATAGCTCAAGCTGTTGCAAAAATGTCTTTTGCACAAGCTGATTTACTAAGAAGAGCAATAAGCAAGAAAAATGAAGCAGAGCTACATAAATATAGAAACACTTTTTTTGAAGGCGGACTTAGAAATAATTTCAGTATTGAATCATTAACTAAAATTTATGACAAAATTGAGAAGTTTGCTCAATATGGATTTAATAAATCGCATGCTGTATCATATGCTTACTTAACAATGAAAATGGCTTACTATAAAGCCAGATATCCACAGGTTTACTTTAGTGCACTTATTTCTAACTCATATGGTGATCAAAATAAGATTGCTTCGTTTGTTAATGAATTAAAAAACATGAATTTTAGTGTTTACTCACCAAGCATTATTCATTTTACTAACTCAGCCATAGTTGATAATGGTGATATTTATCTTCCTTTTAATATGATCAAAGGTTTAGGAGCTGAGAGCATTAAAAAAATTGCTCTAGATATTAAAGAAAATGGACAATATAAAGATTTATCACTTTTTGAAATCTTGCTACGCCTAAGATTTGCGGGCATAAAAAATTCGATGATAAGCACACTAATTAGAGCAAATGTATTTCGTAGTTTTGGTTACCAAGACTATATTGGTGGCGTAGATTTGCTTATGCAAGAGGAATACAACCTGCTTAGCAAGGGTGCTAATTCATTTGCTGACATAGCTAACAATTTAGACTTTGAAGGCTATAAAAAAGCTTCAGAGAACATTGAGATGCAATCTAAATTTAATTTAGAAGAAGAATCAAGAAATGAAATTGAACTGCTTGGAAATATCTATAATGCCTATAAAACAGTGCAATACGAAAAAAAATATAAATATAGACTATCTGACTTACTAAAAATGCAGGGTAGCTTTAGTACTGCTATTGAGATAATAATTAAAAAAGAGCCTAAAGACAAGCCATATGCAATTATTGAAGTATGTGACCGCACTTTAAATTACACATTTTTTGTTAACAAAAACAATTTAACTAAATATAGAGCCTTAAACAAAGGCGATATTATTGAAGCTCATATTCGTTCAAATGGCAATAAAATGTATCTAGATTCATGACAAGGAATTGAATAG
- a CDS encoding ABC transporter permease codes for MHKQFKAMYALLFNYWKKSFHNVFFAFVFPVMFLLILSAIPTFEVNDLIPGIIASACPVVGIVSLSMSFSDLKETIIYKRISVLPLKPWIFVASIISFYTILIWISALWVFIFSLTFWHSKIALGNINFGYIILGMIFLSVICSSLGVIVAVIARDYKMANALSMLFYLPPAWVSGMYLPISVITKSSVLKIIAMCLPFSYPVATINYGWNKSLPLLFDSPIWVFILISLAVSVIFVVLAIVAFKFRKRV; via the coding sequence ATGCATAAGCAATTTAAAGCAATGTATGCTTTATTATTTAATTATTGAAAAAAGTCGTTTCATAATGTATTTTTTGCTTTTGTTTTTCCAGTAATGTTTTTGCTTATTTTAAGTGCAATTCCCACTTTTGAAGTTAATGATTTAATCCCTGGAATTATTGCTTCTGCTTGTCCTGTTGTGGGAATTGTTTCGCTTTCGATGTCTTTTAGTGATCTTAAGGAAACAATTATTTATAAAAGAATATCCGTTTTGCCCTTAAAACCATGAATTTTTGTAGCCAGCATAATATCGTTTTACACAATATTAATTTGAATAAGTGCACTTTGAGTGTTCATATTTTCCTTAACTTTTTGACACTCAAAAATAGCCTTAGGCAACATTAATTTTGGTTATATTATTCTAGGAATGATTTTTCTTTCAGTAATATGCTCATCACTAGGAGTTATAGTTGCTGTAATTGCTAGAGACTATAAAATGGCTAATGCACTTTCAATGTTATTTTACTTGCCTCCCGCATGAGTATCAGGCATGTATCTACCTATTAGTGTAATTACAAAATCTTCTGTTTTGAAAATAATTGCAATGTGTCTTCCTTTTAGCTATCCAGTTGCCACAATTAATTATGGCTGGAATAAGTCACTGCCATTATTATTTGATTCACCTATTTGAGTGTTTATTTTAATATCATTAGCAGTATCAGTTATTTTTGTTGTGCTTGCAATAGTTGCATTTAAATTCAGAAAAAGAGTGTAA
- a CDS encoding 5'-3' exonuclease yields MNSENKLMLLVDGNFLIFQSFYASYNKYNPNSVLVAKDGTTTNGVHVFFQTLFKLIKFYNPTHLFIAFDAKGKTKRHEEYDDYKAGREKAPEIIFEQFDLAKKILSAMNIKWFEKVGYEADDLIATIAKHNSQFNNYIYSKDKDLLQLVNQNNSIIKVVKKVGNFTEYKLETVNEFADIYGINPNQIPDYKGLAGDSSDKLKGVAGIGPKKAISLLNEFGTLEAIYENINKITGKTKEYLENDCESAHFCKRLAILNSYVEMDTNIEDYKIMLNQDKAISILKEFGFDSILDTYVNVLLPKYKLT; encoded by the coding sequence ATGAATAGTGAAAATAAACTTATGCTTTTAGTAGATGGCAACTTCTTGATTTTTCAATCATTTTATGCCTCATATAATAAATATAATCCTAATAGTGTTCTAGTTGCTAAGGACGGCACAACAACTAATGGTGTCCATGTGTTTTTCCAAACTTTATTTAAGCTAATTAAATTTTATAATCCAACGCATTTGTTTATTGCTTTTGATGCTAAAGGCAAGACTAAAAGACATGAAGAGTATGATGATTATAAGGCTGGCAGGGAAAAGGCACCTGAAATAATTTTTGAACAGTTTGATTTGGCTAAAAAAATTCTTAGTGCAATGAATATAAAGTGATTTGAAAAAGTGGGCTATGAAGCAGATGACTTAATAGCAACAATTGCAAAACATAATTCTCAATTTAATAACTATATTTATTCTAAAGATAAAGATTTGCTTCAATTGGTTAATCAAAACAATAGCATAATAAAAGTAGTTAAAAAAGTTGGAAATTTTACTGAATATAAACTAGAAACCGTCAATGAGTTTGCTGATATATATGGCATTAATCCTAATCAAATTCCTGACTATAAAGGTTTAGCTGGTGATTCATCAGATAAACTAAAGGGTGTTGCTGGAATTGGGCCTAAAAAGGCTATAAGTTTGCTAAACGAATTCGGCACATTGGAAGCAATTTATGAAAATATAAATAAAATCACTGGCAAAACTAAAGAATATTTAGAAAATGATTGTGAATCGGCTCATTTTTGCAAAAGATTAGCTATATTAAATTCATATGTTGAAATGGACACTAATATTGAAGATTATAAAATAATGCTTAATCAAGATAAAGCAATATCAATACTAAAAGAATTTGGATTTGACAGTATTCTAGATACATATGTTAATGTGCTTTTACCTAAGTATAAATTGACTTAA
- a CDS encoding ABC transporter ATP-binding protein produces the protein MSLIEIKNVTKKYGNKVVLGPINLKIEKGTSVAIFGANGAGKSTLCEIIANTKKQSSGEVEYGFEKSQIPYKIGINFQSQVYPNFINVKELINFYKTLYTGILDKEYFEIMIDKFKLKELYKQKVNTLSGGQRQRVNLFVSLFNKPDIYIGDEITTGLDIESQLEMINLLKQEIKDKGMTLILVSHNLNEIKELCERIIFIDKGLIIEDTQIDKILENHKTLLDYYLVKISNNKKEGNNA, from the coding sequence ATGAGTTTAATAGAAATTAAAAATGTAACTAAAAAATATGGCAACAAAGTCGTATTAGGGCCTATAAATTTAAAAATTGAAAAAGGCACTAGTGTTGCAATATTTGGTGCTAATGGCGCCGGAAAATCTACTTTATGTGAAATTATTGCTAATACTAAAAAGCAAAGTTCAGGCGAGGTTGAGTATGGCTTTGAAAAAAGCCAAATACCCTATAAAATAGGCATAAACTTCCAATCGCAAGTATATCCAAATTTTATTAATGTTAAAGAGTTAATAAATTTCTATAAAACCTTATACACAGGCATTTTGGACAAAGAATACTTTGAGATAATGATTGATAAGTTCAAGCTAAAGGAATTATATAAACAAAAAGTTAACACACTTTCAGGCGGACAGCGCCAAAGAGTGAATTTATTTGTTTCACTATTCAACAAGCCCGATATTTATATTGGTGATGAAATAACAACAGGACTTGATATTGAGAGTCAACTAGAGATGATTAACTTACTAAAACAAGAAATCAAGGACAAAGGTATGACTTTGATTTTAGTAAGTCACAATCTAAATGAAATAAAAGAGTTATGTGAAAGAATAATTTTTATTGATAAAGGCTTAATAATTGAAGATACACAAATTGACAAAATTTTAGAAAATCATAAAACATTGCTAGATTATTATTTGGTAAAGATATCAAATAACAAGAAAGAAGGCAACAATGCATAA
- a CDS encoding variable surface lipoprotein produces the protein MGGGISSIALLPIIAAKCGVEETAKDDKPKAKKATEKTTNSDKDESKKTGEDSQKIASPIFKEKYAVILGRFQKALESLKDFDNASVKEISGIISSIQGEQPEKLERAFKKLINLFAEEIRKEGSFKPTKDKNHLKLLREFIKHKRIYVKAYALSNKKHIGGNVYKAAEYSDNFAKLFIALNNNKLLDLVTVHPNEHKNVKSKHASGTNVKLKDGKLFLEFKIGSMLEDSTDLPLASDEIFEVAIEK, from the coding sequence TTGGGGGGGGGTATTAGTTCTATAGCTCTTCTTCCAATAATTGCTGCTAAATGCGGTGTCGAAGAAACTGCTAAAGACGACAAACCAAAGGCTAAAAAAGCAACTGAAAAAACAACTAATTCAGATAAAGATGAATCTAAGAAAACTGGAGAAGATTCACAAAAAATCGCTTCTCCAATATTTAAAGAAAAATATGCCGTAATTTTGGGCAGATTCCAAAAGGCATTAGAGTCTCTTAAAGATTTTGATAATGCTAGTGTAAAAGAAATTAGCGGCATTATTTCATCAATTCAAGGTGAACAACCTGAAAAATTAGAACGAGCCTTTAAAAAGTTGATTAATCTGTTTGCTGAAGAAATTAGAAAAGAAGGAAGCTTTAAGCCTACAAAAGATAAAAATCACCTAAAACTTTTAAGAGAATTTATTAAACACAAAAGAATTTATGTAAAAGCTTATGCTTTAAGCAATAAAAAGCATATAGGTGGAAATGTTTATAAAGCAGCAGAGTATTCAGATAACTTTGCAAAGCTATTTATAGCGCTTAACAACAACAAACTTTTAGATTTAGTAACTGTTCATCCAAATGAACACAAAAATGTTAAATCAAAGCATGCTAGCGGAACTAATGTTAAGCTAAAAGATGGAAAATTATTCTTAGAATTCAAAATTGGTTCAATGTTAGAAGATTCAACTGACTTGCCATTAGCTTCAGATGAAATTTTTGAAGTTGCAATAGAAAAATAA